TGTCAAGCAATAAGGCTCAGCGGGGGTAAAATActgaggcagcagggagaagcCCGTTTCTCAGCTGTTCATCACCCGCGGCTGGGGCCACACTTCCAGAAGagcccagctcccatttaggggacgtctacgctgcagctgggagggtaGCGGCTCAATGTAGTGCATTGAAAGATAGCGGTGTGGCCACGGCGGCCCAGGTGGCAGCTCGGGCTGACGTCCCAAGTTCAATTCTGCCCGACCTCCTGGACACGTACTCGTAGAGTTGGCCCGAGCCACGGCCCACGCTGCTGTGGCCACTCTGCTATTTTCACCACGCTAGCTAGAGCAGAGCTAGCGCTTGTCTGTCTACCCGGGCTGGGAACTaccctgccagctgcagtgcagacgcACCCATCGGCACCTCAATAACGACCAGATTTGTACAAGTGCTCGGCTCGTTAGACGCCCATTGGAGGCTGATCTCTTGGGAATCCAGCCATAAGTGtgccagtgggggctgctgggggatgAGCACAGTTGAAAATTGTGCCATTCGTTAAgtgtctaaatgggagctgggctctttaaaaatctggccgcAATGAGGGGTGCTGATCCCTTGGGAAAATCATTTGCAATAGGCAGCAGGGTACAATGCGGTCTACAGAATCGCACCTTTAGCCAGTGTCATGTGCAGCAGTCTGACCCGTCAGAAAACCCTGGTACCTGCTGTCTCCGCACTAGACATGGTTCTGTGTTGAACTATCTCATGCATATTCTACATTGTGCCACATCCTAATGGTTATTTCGTTCTTCTGAATTGTTCTAATATAACCATATTTGAATCAAATGCAGCAACAGCTGACAAGAAATAGATTGTCCCCAAAGGGTTCTTTAAGAAGCCTCGGTGAAAAGCATCTATCACCACAGCACAACCCCCTCAGCAGTTCCGACCAGGATGTTGGACCCTTTGCACTTGAGCAGCTTACCAGACAGAAACTCTTAGATTTCATCGTTCAGGATATTGTTTGTAACAATCATGCTGTTCACCAAATATCTGCTTTTGTCTTTGCTGGGTAAAGCTTTTGCTTTAGTCATACCATTAAGCTTTAGAATTGAAAAAGGAACCTTTTCAATAAGGCTTTCATGATGTCTGATAGCTTAGGATGGTTCTGCTACAGTTTAGATGCTCTTCCATTTACTTTTGCACAATGTAATCTGGTTGCATTTgtgcttttgttttaattctgaacAATTCAGTTTATTTAGGTTAGATTGTAACCTGCTGAAAATTGACTCTAATAACACACCCTCTTTTATTCCTGCAGTGGTACAAGTGCAGTTATTTTTGCACCAACTTCAGTCATTCCTGTTTGTGAACATTAATGATACAGCGAAGATCCAGTGCTCTTCCAAAGAACAATTTTTAGCAGGAGGTGGAACAGCTCAGTGGTACAGGAGACAGGAAGGTGAGGCCCCCATGTTAATTAAGAGATGCTCAGATaatcaaaatgtaaataaaattgcTTGCATATCGGAAGGACACAACTTGACCCTGGAAATCTACAATGCCCAACGGAGTGACTCGGGGGTTTATTACTGTACCAATTCCTACATCATCTTGACTTTTGGCAACGGATCCACCCTGATTGTTGGAGGTAAGGAAATAGAACTGAATGGTTAGAAATGAAATATAATGACAATGCAGACATAGTTCATGTGCATGTTAAAATGTAAAAAGCTGGTGTGATAGTTTATCAAAGATTGAATTGTTAGAAGACAGACAGTCTGAATCCAAAAGAAGCGAGTAAACTTTGGTTGctgaaagaacagaaaaatatattttgcacaaataaaatatgaaaatagtGAAGATGAACTCTTGAAGATTTTCTGTCTTCTTCCTGTTCAGGGCACAAGCTGGGAATATTTTAAACCTTAGAGCCATGTTCAAATGACACAATACTTTGCAATTAGGAAATGTTCTTAGGACTGCATCAGTTCCTAAAGTAGCACTGAGTTTCCCTTCTGCTAAGTGCAAATATGTGTTTAGTTTGGGCTGGATatcatttcatttttcactttcttcataTTTTTCTGTTGTAAAACACGTTTATCCTTTGAGCTACTTTCATCTTGTACGATTAACCCCCTGAATCAAACTGCAGCTCAGCTGAGCCTCACACTGAGCTGTGTGCTTTCTCCTGCTCAGACAGTTACACCAGCAGCAGTTGGGTGCTGACTCTGGCTCCATCTCCCCACGGCCTCCTCTCCAACAGGACGGCTGATCTGGCTTGCGTGGTCCATGGAGTTTCCAACCCAGTCCAAATTTCCTGGAGTATTTCTGGGGATCTGCAGGAACAGGGTCTGATGCGTTCGCTGAAAGCAAAGGATGGCTCCTTCGTGTTCATAAATCACATCAGCGTCCCCATGGATGCCTGGACCAGTGGGAAGAATTTCACCTGTGATGTTAAATTCAACTCTTCTGGCAAGAGCGTTAAGAAAATTGCCCGGTATATTGAAGGTGAGTGATTTTATATTCGCTTCTGGGAGTAGAGGGGAGTCAGATAGTCCAGTGagggcctggtccatgactgggattcCGAGGCGCTATGATGATTATGACAGTAATTAGACGTCCAAAGTGCCTGTGGTCCTAGCTTCTTTAATGTAATTTGCAATTAGAGAAAGTTGTGAAGTGTTTGCTAATATGTAGGAGCAGGCAGATCTGCAGAGAACTTtggagaaaggagaaaaggggAATTGCACTGCTCGCAGACAGTGATTTTCAATAGAAATTGTCACGCCAAGCATAGCTATAAGCACCCTACCAAGTTAAATAATGACTAGTATCCGAGGGAGAAGGGAACAGAGGCACATAGGGTGCAGAGAGCTGTTTCGTGGTGAGATGTGGAGAGGGCTGAAGACAGCTACTGGGAGGATTTTGTAGATGGCAGAAGGTGCAGAGAAGATTCTGATTACAGGGTAAATCACTGGCCTAATGAAAAGGGCACAACAGAGGGAGAAAAGTGCTGAAGGCTCCTGTCGTCTCACTCCTCGGGGGTTAAGACCCGTGGTGAAATGGGGTCAGGAGGGGAGAGCTGGATGTGGTGGCATCACGATCCTCTTGGCTCAAGTCAGCCGCTTACTTGTGTCTGGTTTTTAGCTTCCTCCACAGCCCGTGCCAGCAAGTGCTCACATTACACTGTGCCCCTTGCGGCTGGTGctggtctgctgctgctggtggtgtctCTGAGCCTCGTCTGGACCCTCTGCCCTTCCACGCTAGGTAATAAACAcagcccagcccagacactccCCCACAGAGAGAAATCCTGCTCCCCTGCTTGCTACTAGGGACTGCAACTGTCCCGTCCAACACATGAACACGCTGCAAATGTCACAACTGCCAGCCCTGATCTCCGAATGTTTGTTTTCTGCATCTTGAATTTCCTGTGTCGGGAGAACGGCTTTGTTCTCCGTGACAAAGGGAGCGATGTAGAAAGGCTTCTACTGCCCCTGGCCCAGGGACCTTGTGTATAGCTCACAAAGAGCACTAGCCTTTCTGAGGAGCCTCGCTCCATTTGCCATCATGGTGGTGCCCTGGGCACCCACAGCTCGGATGCACCATTAGTCAATGAACTGCAGCTGGGGGAGTGACCGTGGAAGAGGAACTTTGACTGTTGTCTTTGTTTGTTCCAGGATTCCAGCCCAAGGTCTCAGCACCCCCAGCTTCCGAGGAGCCCCAGGTACCTCAAGTTACAAACGATCTCTGTCTAAATCAATGTGTGCGGTgtttgttgtagccgtgttggtcccatattagagagacaaggtgggtgaggtaatatcttttattggaccagctacTCTTGGGGAGGAAGACACATGTTAGAGTTTACACAGAGttcctcttcaggtctggaacACATACTCAGAGTGTCAGTCAATGTGTCTCTCAGTCATTTCCAATCCCGCAGTCCAACTTCATATATTTCACACTTCAACTGATTGATCTTGAAGCAAAGGTGAAAGTCAGGTCTAGCTGTTGGAGTAGCAGAAGGGGAAGAAGAAGCCTTAGTGCTACCTCTGGCACCAATTTACTGTGGGAtagtgggcaagtcacttacttctctgtgactcagtttccccatatataaaaACTAGACTTACTGTGCAAGAATGAGGAGAACTTTAATGTTCTATTGTTACTGACCATACCCtttatggggttttttgtgtgcAGCTGGGAACATTTTTGGAATTTAAAAGATAAAGAGCCATAAGAAattatatttgtaaagcacatgAAGATTTTCCAGTGAAAGGtgttaaggacctgatccaaagcttattgaCCTCAGTAGGAGACTGTCCGTTTATATGGGGTTTGGATCTGGCAAGTTATTGTCAGTAGTGGAGTTCTTAAAATCAGAATCCAGCGCTGGTTTCAATTCTGATAACATGCACAATTTGTAGGAGAAGCAGGAGAATCAGAGATGAGAGGGAATATTTCATCAGACTAAAATCACTTGGATGTTCAGTTCTGTCTCACTCTATATCCCTTCATTTTACAAGGAGGAGGCTAATTTTACTAACTGTCGCCAAACAGGGTGGAATCTTATACGCTCATCTGGATTTTGATTCGCGGAATCGCAACAGGGGCACGATGCAGCCATCGGCCAGAGGGAAACGTGTAAAAGCCTGAACTGTCTCATGCAGGGGAATCCGCACGTGGGAACTGATGGCTGGTTCTCTGCTGATCGGAcgtagcagctggaagaaagctCTGTCTGTCGCCTTTTGTACTTATTTTCTCCACTTCTCTGTTTAGAATAAAACGCTCAGAAGATCCCCACAGGGTCCAGCCTCATCAGGTGGGAAATCTCCTTTTGGGGTATAAAGGCATCGTGGTGTAGATGACTTTACACGTCACTTGTGtattagattggaagctctttggggcagggactgtctctttgttctgtgtttgtgctgcgcctagcaccatggggccctggtccatatCTGGAGCTCCTGGAAGGAAAGGTAATACAATCATCATCCTCCCCGCATCTGTTTAGGGACCCGGACACAGTTAAATGGCTGCAGCTTCCCTGCACAGAGTGAGGCCAGATGGCAGGAGCCTGCAGAACGGACGTGCAGCCCCTGTGTACACCACAGCTCCCAACTCCCCTGATCCTCAGCAGGCGCATGCTCCCTTTGCAGTAACGTTACATGGACATGCAATGGGATTGTGAAGGGGAAGGATGgatgcaggaggagctgggagggatgaGAATCTCtcgccagggctggagctgcttcTCCAGCGCTGCGTCTGCAGgctactgctttcccccatgaGTGAGATTCACAGATCCCCATGTGCCAGCCCCTCTGCACCATCTAACAATAACAACACGTTATCAATGACTGGAGCTCTCCTGGTGCCTGAGCCTGCACGCGCTGCCTTTTTGCATCACAACTTGCTGTTGTTCAAACTGTCATTCGAACTGTCACTCATTAAAAAGGGACGACAATCCTATTAGTAAGGTTTGTGTTCAATGCATCAAGCTCAGCTTATTGTGAAATAAGAAAGATGACCTCTTAAAtcccttgggccagattctgctctggttTACAGCAGTATAAATCTGGAGGAGCTCTGttgcagtcagtggagttactccggatttacaccgGTGTCTCTGACAGCAGAATCCGCTCCTTTCTATCCCACTTAGCATCTGTGTTTCTTTTGATGGATGATACAACAAATGTGTTACACAGAACTTGTTGCACGCACACACCTTCAAACATGAcagatggtgatcagttgttcttcatTTCCACTAAAGGCAGGACAAGTTGTGGGCTTAACCTGCAGCATGGGAGATTAAGGTTAAAtggtaggaaaaactttctaactctcaggggagttcagctctggaactggcttccaagggaggttgtggaatccccgtcattggcaggttgaacaaacacctgtgagggatggccTAGCTTTACTTGTCCagacccctgtgctgaggcaggaccttGAGGACTTTTCAACGTCTCCtacagcctgacatttctatgattctctgaatgCCAATAAAAATGAATAACTAAGGGCCTGAATCTGATCTCAGGTTACCCTGAGTAGTGAACCCaactgggctgcaggagggcccaGATTTCTATTATGACTTCAAACCGAGGTCTTGAATGAATGGTGACTTGACGTCACTGAGGATGCTTTCAGCAAGACAAGAGCAGCTGGCTCTGGTTCCTTGACCAACTTCCCATGTGGATAATTATGAGAGCTGGTCAGGTCTTTAGAAGGAACATTTCTTTGTCAGAAAATACCCACTTGTTGAAATGTAGTGGGGGGTTTTTTCCATAGGAAAAGGGTGAGCTTTGAATTTTTTGACTTtacaaaaagtttcaaaattaacAAATGAAACATTCCAGTTCTCCAATTCAAAATGACGCCTTGCTTAGAAGTTTAAGCTAGTTATTGCTGAAATAAAATTTAACATAGTCCAAATTTTATATGGTCAaaattgaaaggaaacatttcaaaattattaaaacaaaacgcTTCCTTTCAGCCAAacccagaatgattttttttccaggaaaatatttgagattttgatTATTTCATCCTAGTTCGTGACAGGAAAAGTTTTCAATATCTTGAAAATTTGTGTGGGATGGG
The sequence above is a segment of the Chelonia mydas isolate rCheMyd1 chromosome 24, rCheMyd1.pri.v2, whole genome shotgun sequence genome. Coding sequences within it:
- the LOC114018661 gene encoding M1-specific T cell receptor alpha chain-like isoform X3, translated to MLFTKYLLLSLLVVQVQLFLHQLQSFLFVNINDTAKIQCSSKEQFLAGGGTAQWYRRQEGEAPMLIKRCSDNQNVNKIACISEGHNLTLEIYNAQRSDSGVYYCTNSYIILTFGNGSTLIVGDSYTSSSWVLTLAPSPHGLLSNRTADLACVVHGVSNPVQISWSISGDLQEQGLMRSLKAKDGSFVFINHISVPMDAWTSGKNFTCDVKFNSSGKSVKKIARYIEARASKCSHYTVPLAAGAGLLLLVVSLSLVWTLCPSTLGFQPKVSAPPASEEPQGGILYAHLDFDSRNRNRGTMQPSARGKRVKA
- the LOC114018661 gene encoding M1-specific T cell receptor alpha chain-like isoform X2, yielding MLFTKYLLLSLLVVQVQLFLHQLQSFLFVNINDTAKIQCSSKEQFLAGGGTAQWYRRQEGEAPMLIKRCSDNQNVNKIACISEGHNLTLEIYNAQRSDSGVYYCTNSYIILTFGNGSTLIVGDSYTSSSWVLTLAPSPHGLLSNRTADLACVVHGVSNPVQISWSISGDLQEQGLMRSLKAKDGSFVFINHISVPMDAWTSGKNFTCDVKFNSSGKSVKKIARYIEASSTARASKCSHYTVPLAAGAGLLLLVVSLSLVWTLCPSTLGFQPKVSAPPASEEPQGGILYAHLDFDSRNRNRGTMQPSARGKRVKA